GCAGGAGCGTGGCGTGTAAATCATGGACATGCACCACGTTGTCCACCGCCTTGAATCCGAATTCATCCGTGGCGCCGCACACCGTTCCTCCGCGAATGCCGCCTCCCGCCAGGACCACCGAGAAGCCATAGGGATTATGATCCCGTCCGTAAGTTTGATCCCCGGAGGGCTTGAGTTCCACCGTCGGGGTGCGACCGAATTCTCCGCCCACCAAGATCAACGTGTCCTCGAAAAGTCCCAGTGTTTTCAAATCGTGAATCAACGCCGCGATGGGACGGTCAATGTCCCGCGCCAGCCGTCGGTGGGCGTCCTCGATTTTGTCGTGGCTGTCCCAGGGCTGGCCCGCGCCATGCCACAACTGCACCACGCGCACACCCCGCTCCAACAACCGCCGGGCCATCAGGGTTTGCCGTCCATGAACGGTGTCCCCGTAAAGCTCACGCGCGGCCTTGGACTCCCGGCTGAGATCAAAGGCATCCATGGCCTCCGCCTGCATCCGGTAGGCCAGCTCGAAAGAATGAATTCGGGCCTCCAAGCGGGCATTGGACGCCCGGCCGCGGCGCTGGTGTTCGCGGTTGAAATACTGCAGCAGGTCGAGCTGCCGGCGCTGAGCCTCGGCCGTCACGTAGTGATTGCGAACGTGCTCAATCAGTTTCTCCACCTCGGTATGCTTCGGATCGATAAACGTGCCTTGAAACACACCCGGCAAAAATCCGCTCTGCCAATTCTCGGCTTCCTTGATCGGATACCCCCCG
Above is a genomic segment from Verrucomicrobiota bacterium containing:
- a CDS encoding DUF1501 domain-containing protein, with translation MAETVSAPNPLQPRPPHIRPAAKRVIHFFLNGGASHVDSFDPKPMLERYAGKPLPTENLRTERKTGAAFPSPFKFSRHGASGLDVSELFPYLARHADDLAVIRSMQADVPNHEPSLMLMNCGDAVQSRPSFGSWVTYGLGTENQNLPAFIAMCPGGYPIKEAENWQSGFLPGVFQGTFIDPKHTEVEKLIEHVRNHYVTAEAQRRQLDLLQYFNREHQRRGRASNARLEARIHSFELAYRMQAEAMDAFDLSRESKAARELYGDTVHGRQTLMARRLLERGVRVVQLWHGAGQPWDSHDKIEDAHRRLARDIDRPIAALIHDLKTLGLFEDTLILVGGEFGRTPTVELKPSGDQTYGRDHNPYGFSVVLAGGGIRGGTVCGATDEFGFKAVDNVVHVHDLHATLLHCLGFDHERFTYRYAGRDFRLTDVHGRVVPEVLNERLV